In a single window of the Falco rusticolus isolate bFalRus1 chromosome 11, bFalRus1.pri, whole genome shotgun sequence genome:
- the LOC119155584 gene encoding myomegalin-like isoform X4 has protein sequence MKETCRICARELCGNQRRWIFHTAAKLNLQVLLSHVLGRELCRDGKSEFACSKCAFMLDRIYRFDTVIARIEALSIERLQKLLLEKDRLKFCIASMYRRNNEDSSTDDRAGDGTVDLSNLPDVRYAALLQEDFAYSGYEYWADQDEHSLEPHSCHASEGASNRPRRCRGCAALRVADADYEAICKVPRKVARSISCGLSSRWSASMGNEESSVCDAAESTSARVPVDGESMEEGTPASSVESLDTTVEASPPQQKDEDADKGVKGNGKCDDFSDERMTPNSSLSGNRLELALSLIKALDYKPLQSPRGSRLPIPVKSSLPPPKLSRDLADGSTSAGLACASSVFLNADRKSFSRAPLGLPLEISELQELWDDLCEDYMPLRVQDVQVEHQQPAPGDPAAEEHVSDLCAAELQGKIQQFEAANKLLQEKLSELSFELKSAQETSQMQDLTIQNLNEALKSKESKTEELYRIIEGQNETMAKLRDKLHRSHLGQLQVSENLLSSQEQQMSLLDLQNTLFCTKLEMQKLKRAQHQKEHQLAEARRATQLLETMVHEEEQQKEATWKHNQELRAVVQQLETELQDKAQQLQTVEWEKCRELQAQEQCFQHLNQQLARKEQLLQESRELLQCQQSFDKSPAAMNAMLEKLQQRVSDRDAALERAVDEKFCALEKKEQELQQLRLSIRERGSDLERLRNVLSSNEATIHSLESLLKAKTLELEQVSATCQNLRWLKEEIEAKSCSRQKEQEGIIQQLQTCLHDRNKEVEELTATLLCKLGPGQSEVAEKLCLRLQHKEKMLQDLLSDRNRQTMEHDAEIRELLQAVSTKEQQSRAAAQKMAHALAERSCELQLLRQHMLGKEPVGMQSVGARLLKQDKQPVQGVLQRACGATVIAGPPQGESICRTEGVMMSAAELEKDLVNAREELELMAKKERESRRELTALQSVIATQEEELQVQASDIEALTRTVQIKEDLIKDLQMQLVDPEEIPVVERLTQEVLVLREKVAIAESRGQEATGNRRQQLLLTLEGLVAERNRLNEALQAERQLCSSLVKFHMHPDSAARDHTLQVELEGVRKLRGQLEEALGRSLEFLNRLETQDAIGGQATGTDADDASSTFTYSIKEEAAHGVATQHSSPQAPKENRGTERTLMGSTAPTVPEQMLQAEKELQEMKVQLEKAGFSSVSQIREVMLSLCLENTELKEQIYEATSLLESAEQEEADMGIPLAPKFHQLQQKSCNALADHLAGSSGDGQWVLAERGAVPGKWPVLEAKGTVPGRAWSGLVKELCSQVAQGQRQCQELQDKLAASKAMLQAQAEQLEKYHVLLSGEPHTRQLSKQVQVDFQDLGYETCGRSETEADRDEATSPECEELEAPFQPGMPRAGKAAQKTMAPADVVALHQHIQDRKAQLPNANKVTQSLQRRTRSVSVTSGYTSGAEQPPLGPTALASPAHSLTDEDEGWQSDSHSTLCPSDLRAHHSWQQLEHRVFPLKAQLSATKPEQLQSATQSWNYHRLIQAQARDLCHLRQTLREGHRMSHSLAQHLHHALRSFEDLLHGTDIDYYLGQGFREQLDQGRQLSERLSKKLGTRDRAYGKDKTSHELLTLRLSQELQEKEKVTENPEVKLREHCESPGSNRPPSELSCSVTSSSFISEGLEARSDGDEASECSQCSQCPEEPVRLAGLCFDSLSKPVSAPLPPLASQLPPFLLAGCPTPAAPPLLGCCGTPVCSLADVQQELQVLQRQLGESLTLPVAPVKPTAPPGSLGEGSKAPALLNRHGALQSLAGIPRATDTRARCGVPAPGQPLCGALPSGYPASQKLTGADLLEEHLVEIRSLRQRLEESICTHDRLQEQLERRLASTSKATGLPSDIHAQTRELRLQLSRENQALSEDNRTLRLQRDHLSQELAQVQEAFLTACARAREAEAELDQRHRNQQKLVDELTEYQKSVRRLRDEQRSLQEKNNRLQHRVMLQQQQCEEHCRLLQTTRTELHVCESLPGPSAEAHAEPRGADPLAKKSKEPTQAHVVACPNTYRALEQRILKGKGLAHELMSLMHPATRLPSCPLPGKEVLGWSGMGHLCSSASTLHSILEECTSLLTAFWSTVLPVSPAQHQDKEQALQGEIATLQARLAEREDALQSMAHQLQSTAQLKDKMEQFIVTHLTRTHNMLRKARTNLEGTAATWCRPDVAALPLAATRQVKAQQALPVS, from the exons atgaAGGAAACCTGCCGGATCTGTGCTCGGGAGCTGTGCGGCAACCAGCGGCGATGGATCTTCCACACAGCGGCCAAGCTGAACCTCCAGGTGCTGCTCTCCCATGTCctgggcagggagctgtgccGGGATGGCAAATCCGAGTTCGCTTGCAGCAAGTGTGCCTTCATGCTGGACCGCATCTACAGGTTCGATACTGTCATTGCGCGCATCGAGGCCCTCTCCATCGAGCGCCTGCAGAAACTGCTACTGGAGAAAGATCGCCTCAAGTTCTGCATTGCAAGCATGTACCGCAGGAACAATGAAGACTCTAGCACAGATGACAGAGCTGGGGATGGGACTGTGGACCTTTCTAACCTGCCTGATGTACGGTATGCTGCCCTCCTTCAGGAGGATTTTGCTTATTCTGGATATGAATATTGGGCGGATCAAGATGAGCACAGCCTGGAGCCACACAGCTGCCATGCTTCAGAAGGAGCAAGTAACCGCCCACGGCGTTGCCGTGGCTGTGCTGCGCTGCGGGTGGCTGATGCTGACTATGAAGCAATTTGCAAAGTGCCACGAAAAGTGGCCAGAAGCATCTCCTGCGGGCTCTCCAGCCGGTGGTCAGCCAGCATGGGCAATGAGGAATCATCAGTGTGTGACGCAGCGGAGTCCACCAGCGCCAGAGTGCCTGTGGATGGGGAGAGCATGGAGGAAGGCACGCCTGCATCCTCTGTCGAGTCCCTGGACACAACTGTGGAGGCCAGCCCCCCACAGCAGAAGGATGAAGATGCAGATAAGGGAGTGAAGGGGAATGGGAAATGTGACGATTTCTCAGATGAGCGCATGACCCCAAACTCTTCGCTGAGCGGGAACAGGCTGGAGCTGGCCCTCAGTTTGATCAAGGCTTTGGACTACAAACCCCTTCAGAGCCCCCGAGGCAGCAGGCTACCTATTCCTGTGAAGTCCAGCTTGCCCCCTCCCAAGCTGAGCCGCGACTTGGCAGATGGCAGCACTTCTGCTGGCTTAGCGTGTGCTAGTTCTGTCTTCCTGAACGCAGACAGAAAATCCTTTTCCAGAGCCCCTTTGGGTCTTCCCCTGGAGATTTCTGAACTTCAGGAGCTGTGGGATGACCTCTGTGAGGATTATATGCCGCTGCGGGTGCAG GATGTGCAGGTTGAACATCAACAGCCGGCTCCAGGTGaccctgcagcagaggagcatGTGTCTGatctgtgtgctgcagagctgcagggcaaAATCCAGCAATTTGAAGCTGCCAACAAG ttgTTACAGGAAAAGCTGAGTGAATTGagttttgaattaaaatctGCCCAAGAAACATCGCAGATGCAAGATCTTACAATCCAGAATCTGAATGAGGCCCTGAAGAGCAAAGAGAGTAAG ACAGAAGAGCTGTACCGTATCATTGAAGGGCAGAATGAGACGATGGCCAAGCTACGGGACAAGTTACACAGAAGCCATCTGGGACAGTTGCAG GTGTCAGAGAACCTACTCTCATCCCAGGAGCAGCAAATGTCACTGCTGGATCTTCAGAACACACTTTTCTGCACCAAGCTGGAgatgcagaaactgaaaagagcTCAGCACCAGAAGGAGCATCAACTGGCTGAAGCCAGGAGAGCAACCCAGCTCCTAGAGACCATGGTGCatgaggaagagcagcagaaagaggcAACCTGGAAACACAACCAG gaGCTGCGTGCTGTGGTGCAGCAGCTAGAGACAGAGCTGCAGGACAAGGCTCAGCAGCTCCAGACAGTGGAGTGGGAGAAATGCCGTGAGCTGCAGGCCCAGGAGCAGTGTTTTCAGCATTTGAATCAGCAGCTGGCTCGCAAGGAACAGCTTCTGCAG GAATCGAGGGAGCTTCTGCAGTGCCAGCAAAGCTTCGACAAGAGCCCTGCAGCCATGAATGCCATGCTGGAGAAACTGCAGCAGCGAGTCAGCGACAGGGACGCTGCTCTGGAG CGAGCAGTAGATGAGAAGTTCTGTGCCCTGGAGAAGAAGGAGCAAGAGCTGCAACAGCTCCGTCTCTCAATAAGGGAGCGTGGAAGTGACCTGGAGAGACTGCGCAATGTCCTGTCCAGCAACGAGGCCACCATTCAC AGCCTGGAGAGCCTCCTGAAAGCCAAAACGCTGGAACTAGAACAGGTCTCTGCAACCTGCCAAAACCTCCGCTGGCTCAAAGAGGAGATCGAGGCCAAatcctgcagcaggcagaaggaACAGGAGGGGATcatccagcagctgcagacctGCCTGCATGACAGGAACAAGGAAGTGGAG GAGCTTACAGCAACTCTGCTGTGCAAGCTGGGCCCAGGACAGAGTGAGGTAGCAGAGAAGCTGTGCTTGCGTCTCCAGCACAAGGAGAAAATGCTGCAAGATCTCCTCAGTGACAGGAACCGTCAGACTATGGAACATGATGCTGAAATccgggagctgctgcaggctgtgagcaccaaggagcagcagagcaga GCGGCTGCACAGAAGATGGCACATGCTTTGGCTGAAAGGAGCTGCGAGTTACAACTATTGCGCCAGCATATGTTGGGGAAGGAGCCTGTCGGGATGCAGTCAGTTGGTGCCAGGCTGTTGAAGCAGGACAAACAGCCTGTACAA ggAGTACTGCAAAGAGCTTGTGGAGCTACAGTCATTGCTGGACCCCCACAGGGAGAGAGCATCTGCAGGACAGAGGGAG TTATGAtgtcagcagcagaactggagaAGGATCTTGTTAATgccagggaggagctggagctgatggcaaagaaggaaagggaaagcagg CGGGAGCTCACTGCTCTCCAGTCTGTCATAGCCACACAGGAAGAAGAGCTGCAGGTGCAGGCCTCAGATATAGAGGCCTTGACCAGGACCGTCCAGATCAAAGAGGACCTCATCAAG GATCTGCAGATGCAGCTTGTGGATCCTGAAGAAATTCCAGTCGTGGAAAGGCTGACACAAGAAGTACTGGTGCTTCGGGAGAAAGTGGCCATAGCAGAGTCACGAGGACAGGAGGCTACTGgaaacagaaggcagcag TTGTTACTGACGCTGGAAGGACTGGTGGCTGAAAGGAATCGGTTAAATGAGGCTCTTCAGGCagagaggcagctctgcagcagcctggtaAAGTTTCACATGCACCCAGACAG CGCTGCGAGAGACCACACTCTGCAGGTGGAGCTGGAGGGGGTCCGCAAGCTCCGGGGACAGCTGGAAGAAGCTCTTGGAAGAAGCTTGGAGTTTTTGAACAGGCTGGAGACACAGGACGCCATAGGAG GTCAGGCCACAGGTACAGATGCTGATGATGCCAGCAGCACCTTTACCTACAGCATCAAGGAGGAGGCAGCCCATGGTGTGGCAACCCAGCAC agcagcccccaggccccTAAGGAAAACAGGGGCACTGAAAGGACCCTGATGGGGAGCACAGCACCCACCGTGCCAGAGCagatgctgcaggcagaaaaggagctgcaggagatgaaggtgcagctggagaaagccGGCTTCTCCTCTGTCTCCCAGATCAG ggaggtgatgctgAGCCTGTGCCTGGAGAACACAGAGTTGAAGGAGCAGATTTACGAAGCCACGTCGCTGCTAGAGAGTGcggagcaggaggaggctgaCATGGGCATCCCTCTGGCCCCCAAGTTCCACCAGCTacagcagaagagctgcaaTGCCCTTGCAGACCACctggctgggagcagtgggGATGGCCAGTGGGTTCTGGCAGAGAGGGGAGCTGTGCCCGGCAAATGGCCGGTGCTGGAG GCGAAGGGTACAGTTCCCGGCAGAGCCTGGTCGGGGCTGGTCAAAGAGCTGTGCTCCCAGGTGGCGCAGGGCCAAAGgcagtgccaggagctgcaggacaaGCTCGCCGCCTCAAAGGCCATGTTGCAGGCAcaagctgagcagctggagaagtACCACGTCCTGCTCT CAGGTGAACCCCACACACGGCAGCTCAGCAAGCAAGTGCAGGTAGACTTCCAGGACCTGGGTTACGAGACATGCGGGCGAAGTGAGACCGAGGCCGACCGGGATGAGGCCACTAGCCCTG AATGTGAGGAGCTGGAGGCCCCATTCCAGCCAGGGATGCCTAGGGCAGGCAAGGCTGCCCAGAAGACCATGGCCCCCGCAGATGTGGTGGCCCTGCACCAGCACATCCAGGACCGTAAGGCGCAGTTGCCTAATGCCAACAAGGTGACCCAGAGCCTGCAGCGCCGTACCCGTTCTGTCTCTGTCACCAGTGGCTACACCTCAGGTGCCGAGCAGCCCCCGCTGGGTCCCACAGCGCTGGCCTCCCCGGCCCACAGCCTCACTGACGAGGACGAGGGCTGGCAGTCAGACAGCCACAGCACCCTCTGCCCATCTGACCTGCGGGCAcaccacagctggcagcagctggagcaccGCGTCTTCCCCCTCAAGGCACAGCTGTCTGCAACCAAGCCTGAGCAGCTGCAATCTGCGACTCAGTCATG GAATTACCACCGGCTGATCCAAGCACAGGCTCGGGATCTCTGCCACCTGCGGCAGACGCTGCGGGAGGGCCACAGGATGAGCCACAGCCTAGCCCAGCACCTGCACCATGCCCTGCGGTCCTTTGAGGACCTCCTTCATGGCACCGACATTGACTACTATCTGGGCCAAGGCTTTCGGGAGCAGCTAgaccagggcaggcagctgtcAGAGAGGCTCAGCAAGAAGCTGGGCACCA GAGATCGAGCATATGGGAAGGATAAAACCAGCCATGAACTCCTGACGCTGAG GCTCAGCCAGGAACtccaggagaaggagaaggtgacCGAGAACCCGGAGGTGAAACTGCGGGAGCACTGTGAATCCCCTGGCAGCAACCGCCCACCCTCTGAGTTATCCTGCTCTGTCACCAGTTCCTCCTTCATATCTGAGGGGCTGGAGGCCCGCTCTGATGGGGATGAAGCCAGTGAGTGCAGCCAGTGCAGCCAGTGCCCTGAGGAGCCTGTCCGGCTTGCAG GCCTCTGCTTTGACTCCTTGTCCAAACCTGTTAGTGCCCCCCTGCCTCCTCTGGCTTCCCAGCTGCCCCCCTTCCTGCTTGCTGGGTGCCCCActcccgcagcccccccactcctgggctgctgtgggacCCCTGTCTGCTCCCTGGCCGAcgtgcagcaggagctgcaggtgctccagaggcagctgggagaaa GCCTGACGCTGCCCGTGGCACCAGTGAAGCCCACAGCTCCACCGGGCTCCTTAGGAGAGGGCAGCAAAGCCCCAGCGTTGCTCAACCGACACGGTGcgctgcagagcctggctgggatCCCCAGGGCCACTGACACCCGCGCCCGCTGCGGTGTGCCTGCTCCCGGCCAGCCGCTTTGCGGGGCCCTGCCATCGGGTTACCCCGCCAGCCAAAAGCTAACAG GGGCCGACCTGCTGGAGGAACACTTGGTGGAGATCCGCAGCCTGCGCCAGCGCCTCGAGGAGTCCATCTGCACCCATGACCGGCTCCAGGAGCAACTTGAGCGCCGCCTGGCCTCCACCAGCAAGGCCACCG ggctgcccagcGACATCCATGCCCAGACACGGGagctgaggctgcagctgagcagggagaaCCAGGCTCTGAGTGAGGACAACCGGACTCTGAGGCTTCAGCGCGACCACCTCTCCCAAG AGCTAGCGCAGGTGCAGGAGGCGTTCCTGACTGCCTGCGCCCGGGCACGGGAagctgaagcagagctggaCCAGAGGCACAGGAATCAGCAGAAGCTGGTGGATGAGCTCACCGAGTACCAAAAGAGTGTCCGCCGGCTCCGGGATGAGCAGCGCTctttgcaggagaaaaacaaCAG gctgcagcacagagtgatgctccagcagcagcagtgtgaggAGCACTGCCGGCTCCTGCAGACCACGCGCACGGAGCTGCACGTCTGTGAGAGCCTCCCTGGCCCCTCTGCTGAGGCCCACGCAG AGCCACGTGGGGCAGACCCACTGGCAAAGAAGAGCAAGGAACCGACACAGGCTCACGTTGTTGCCTGCCCTAACACCTACCGGGCCCTGGAGCAGCGCATCCTGAAGGGGAAAGGGCTGGCCCATGAGCTGATGTCTCTCATGCACCCAGcgaccaggctgcccagctgcccgCTGCCGGGAAAGGAG GTCCTGGGGTGGTCAGGCATGGGGCAcctctgcagcagtgccagcaccctgcacaGCATCCTGGAGGAGTGCACATCTCTCCTCACTGCCTTCTGGAGCACCGTGCTGCCCGtcagccctgcccagcaccaggacAAG GAACAGGCGCTACAGGGTGAGATTGCGACGCTGCAGGCCCGGCTTGCTGAGCGGGAGGATGCTCTGCAGAGCATGGCCCATCAGCTGCAGAGTACAGCCCAGCTCAAGGACAAGATGGAGCAGTTTATCGTGACCCACT TGACCAGGACCCACAATATGCTGCGCAAGGCCAGGACAAACCTGGAG GGCACGGCAGCCACCTGGTGCAGGCCCGACGTGGCAGCACTCCCTCTTGCTGCCACTCGCCAGGTGAAGGCCCAGCAGGCCCTGCCCGTCTCGTGA